A window of the Miscanthus floridulus cultivar M001 chromosome 14, ASM1932011v1, whole genome shotgun sequence genome harbors these coding sequences:
- the LOC136503033 gene encoding LOW QUALITY PROTEIN: uncharacterized protein (The sequence of the model RefSeq protein was modified relative to this genomic sequence to represent the inferred CDS: substituted 2 bases at 2 genomic stop codons) has product MEEVEQGQGPKHEQELNAKVLYHVSGGLSTHGRFAIGCGAVRAAVVRAVVKENNVSQSNPVSMKVLAQQNAELXXENARLHKEKDSAMQQGKVAIDLTMALCRCLGLGQEILEASSQLAAAAAAQAIMSTATGSSHVSSESTNDDNATYGHDEDNLNAAYRAALETLNQNHA; this is encoded by the exons ATGGAAGAGGTGGAACAAGGGCAAGGGCCAAAACATGAGCAAGAGTTGAATGCAAAGGTGTTGTACCACGTGTCGGGTGGTTTGTCCACCCATGGGCGCTTTGCTATAGGATGTGGCGCTGTTAGGGCAGCTGTTGTCAGAGCAGTTGTGAAGGAgaataatgtgagtcaatcaaaTCCAGTTTCAATGAAAGTGTTGGCCCAACAAAATGCAGAACTATGATGAGAAAATGCAAGGCTACATAAAGAGAAGGATAGTGCGATGCAGCAAGGCAAAGTTGCTATAGATCTAACAATG GCACTTTGTCGATGCTTAGGACTGGGACAGGAAATTCTAGAGGCATCCTCACaacttgcagcagcagcagcagcgcaagCAATTATGAGTACA GCCACTGGTTCTTCTCATGTTAGCTCAGAATCGACCAATGATGACAATGCCACATATGGCCACGATGAAGACAATCTCAATGCCGCATATAGAGCTGCATTGGAAACACTGAACCAAAACCATGCATGA